In Mercenaria mercenaria strain notata chromosome 15, MADL_Memer_1, whole genome shotgun sequence, a single genomic region encodes these proteins:
- the LOC128549046 gene encoding glucose dehydrogenase [FAD, quinone]-like — MALLKTAVFILVAALAYKYYRVQNIDKVAVLEGVPDEVYDYVIIGGGSAGSVVAARLSEDTESKVLLLEAGGHYAESENFHIPLFWTVSQQTEYDWQFYTETQTKSLLGLKDKRGIWPRGKVLGGTSILNAMQYTRGSPFDYNEWAAAGNEGWSYKDVLPYFLKAEDIQIPELETSNYHSKGGPLAVSHGYLTQLTDVFLRAGLELGYNVTDYNGEDQEGFSIVQKMTRNGVRSSTSLEYLGRANGRDNLHISLKSFATKIQITNKCAEGVFYIKDGIKRYVKAGKEIILSAGTINSPQLLMLSGVGPKKHLDQMNIPLAVNLPVGENLQDHQMLLMSSDINKPFSVTIDVVTSWWTRLKYYMFGDGPLSISGLDGSAFLHLDKTKRGKTFPDIQMVFFNQLPRDNIVNFNDDLEEQLLEKDGNKHGFTTVICSTRPKSKGRITLRSKDPFDYPKIDAGYLTDKADVETFLGGIRIWEKLTETKAFQELGVSINKMEKKVCSAYEFRSDEYWECMVRHVAVTQYHPSGTCKMGTVNNPTAVVDPELRVKGIKGLRVVDASVFPNVTSGNLNAPVIMVAEKAADLIRGKDTVKKFRQNLPNLRKL; from the coding sequence ATGGCTCTCCTGAAAACCGCAGTCTTTATCCTGGTAGCAGCACTTGCGTACAAATATTACCGAGTCCAGAACATTGATAAAGTTGCTGTATTAGAGGGTGTTCCCGATGAAGTGTATGATTATGTCATTATCGGCGGCGGTTCGGCAGGTTCCGTGGTCGCAGCAAGACTTTCTGAGGATACAGAGTCTAAAGTGCTTCTTCTTGAAGCCGGTGGGCATTATGCCGAAAGTGAAAATTTTCATATTCCTTTGTTTTGGACAGTTTCTCAACAGACTGAGTACGATTGGCAATTTTACACGGAGACACAAACTAAGTCACTTCTGGGCTTGAAGGACAAGCGGGGGATATGGCCTAGGGGCAAAGTTCTTGGAGGAACAAGCATTCTAAATGCGATGCAATATACACGCGGGAGTCCTTTTGACTACAATGAATGGGCAGCTGCTGGGAATGAGGGATGGAGTTATAAAGATGTTCTACCATACTTCCTAAAGGCAGAAGATATACAAATACCCGAGTTGGAGACGTCTAATTACCATAGCAAAGGTGGTCCTCTAGCTGTCTCGCATGGATATTTGACACAATTAACAGACGTGTTTCTGAGAGCTGGACTAGAGTTGGGATACAACGTAACAGATTATAACGGAGAAGACCAAGAAGGTTTCAGCATTGTGCAGAAGATGACAAGAAACGGAGTTCGAAGTAGTACTAGCCTAGAATATTTAGGAAGGGCAAACGGACGCGATAATTTACACATTTCTCTGAAAAGCTTTGCTACTAAAATTCAGATCACAAATAAGTGTGCTGAAGGCGTTTTCTATATAAAAGACGGTATAAAAAGATACGTGAAAGCAGGAAAAGAAATAATTCTTTCAGCAGGAACCATTAACTCTCCTCAACTGCTTATGTTGTCTGGAGTCGGACCTAAGAAACATCTAGATCAGATGAATATTCCATTGGCAGTTAACCTACCAGTCGGCGAGAATCTGCAAGATCACCAGATGTTGCTGATGTCCAGTGATATAAACAAACCTTTTAGTGTGACAATTGATGTAGTAACAAGTTGGTGGACAAGACTCAAATACTATATGTTCGGCGATGGTCCATTGTCAATATCCGGTTTAGACGGATCGGCCTTTTTACATTTGGACAAGACAAAACGAGGAAAGACTTTCCCCGATATTCAAATGGTTTTCTTTAATCAATTACCACGGGATAATATTGTTAACTTTAACGACGACCTGGAAGAGCAGTTGTTAGAAAAGGATGGGAATAAACACGGTTTTACAACTGTCATTTGTTCGACTCGTCCAAAGAGTAAAGGACGTATAACGCTTAGAAGTAAAGACCCTTTTGATTATCCTAAAATAGATGCGGGTTATCTGACAGACAAAGCTGATGTTGAGACATTTTTAGGTGGCATACGAATTTGGGAAAAACTAACAGAAACAAAAGCTTTTCAGGAACTAGGTGTCAGTATAAACAAGatggaaaaaaaagtttgttctgCTTATGAATTCCGCTCCGACGAGTATTGGGAATGCATGGTTCGCCATGTTGCTGTGACACAGTATCACCCATCGGGAACATGTAAAATGGGGACGGTGAATAATCCAACAGCGGTTGTCGATCCtgaacttagagtcaaaggtatCAAAGGTTTGAGAGTAGTTGATGCTTCTGTATTCCCAAACGTTACGTCAGGAAATCTAAATGCACCTGTCATAATGGTAGCAGAAAAGGCAGCAGATTTGATTCGAGGAAAAGACACTgtaaagaaatttagacaaaatCTACCAAATCTGCGAAAACTATGA
- the LOC123556882 gene encoding glucose dehydrogenase [FAD, quinone]-like — translation MALLKTTAFILLAALAYKFYRNQNINKLAVFEGVPDEVYDYVIIGGGSAGSVIAARLSEDTESKVLLLEAGGHYAESETFHIPLVWTVSQQTEYDWQFYTEPQTKSLVGLKDNRGVWPRGKVLGGSSILNAMQYTRGSPFDYNEWAAAGNEGWSYKDVLPYFLKAEDIQIPELVTSKYHSKGGPLAVSHGYLTQLTDVFLRAGIELGYNVTDYNGEDQEGFSIVQKTIRNGVRSSTSLEYLGRANGRDNLHISLRSFVTKIQITNKHAEGVFYIKDGRKRYVKARKEIILSAGAINSPHLLMLSGVGPKEHLDQMNIPLVANLPVGENLQDHQMLLMFSDINKPSSLTADVVTSWWTALRYYMFGDGPLSISGLDVSAFLHLDKTKQGKTFPDIQMIFLNLFLRDNIFNFNGDLEEQFLEKDGSKHGITSVICTTRPKSKGRITLRSTDPFDYPKIDAAYLTDKADVETFLGGIRIWEKLTRTKAFQELGVDINKMEKKFCSAYKFRSDGYWECMVRHVAVTVYHPSGTCKMGSVNNPTAVVDPELRVKGIKGLRVVDASVFPNVTSGNLNAPVIMVAEKAADLLRGKDTVKKFRQNLPNLRKRRH, via the coding sequence ATGGCTCTCCTGAAAACCACAGCATTTATCCTGCTAGCGGCACTTGCTTACAAATTTTACCGAAACCAGAACATTAATAAACTTGCTGTATTTGAGGGTGTTCCCGATGAAGTGTATGATTACGTCATCATCGGCGGTGGTTCGGCAGGTTCCGTCATTGCAGCAAGACTTTCCGAGGATACTGAGTCTAAAGTGCTTCTTCTTGAAGCCGGTGGGCATTATGCAGAAAGTGAAACTTTTCATATTCCTTTGGTTTGGACAGTTTCTCAACAGACAGAGTACGATTGGCAATTTTACACAGAGCCACAAACTAAGTCACTTGTTGGCTTGAAGGACAACCGAGGGGTCTGGCCTAGGGGCAAAGTTCTTGGCGGATCAAGCATTCTGAATGCGATGCAATATACACGCGGTAGTCCTTTTGACTACAATGAATGGGCAGCTGCTGGGAATGAGGGATGGAGTTATAAAGATGTTCTACCATACTTTCTAAAGGCAGAAGATATCCAAATACCCGAGTTGGTGACGTCTAAGTACCATAGCAAAGGTGGTCCTTTAGCGGTCTCGCATGGATATTTGACACAATTAACAGACGTGTTTCTGAGAGCGGGAATAGAGCTGGGATACAATGTAACAGATTATAACGGAGAAGACCAAGAAGGTTTCAGCATTGTGCAGAAGACGATAAGAAACGGAGTTCGAAGTAGTACTAGCCTAGAATATTTAGGAAGGGCAAACGGACGCGACAATTTACACATCTCTCTGAGAAGTTTTGTTACCAAAATTCAGATTACAAATAAACATGCTGAAGGTGTTTTCTATATAAAAGACGGTAGGAAAAGATACGTGAAAGccagaaaagaaattattttatcagCAGGAGCCATTAACTCTCCTCATCTGCTTATGTTGTCTGGAGTCGGGCCTAAGGAACATCTAGATCAGATGAATATTCCATTGGTAGCCAATCTACCAGTCGGCGAAAATCTACAAGATCACCAGATGTTGCTGATGTTCAGCGATATTAACAAACCTTCCAGTCTGACAGCTGATGTAGTAACGAGTTGGTGGACAGCGCTCAGATACTATATGTTTGGCGATGGTCCTTTGTCAATATCCGGTTTAGACGTATCAGCCTTTTTACATCTGGACAAGACAAAACAAGGAAAGACATTCCCCGATAttcaaatgattttcttgaatttatttttgcgggataatatttttaactttaacGGCGACCTGGAAGAGCAGTTTTTGGAAAAGGATGGAAGTAAACACGGTATTACATCTGTCATTTGTACGACTCGTCCAAAGAGTAAAGGACGTATAACTCTTAGAAGTACAGACCCTTTTGATTACCCTAAAATAGATGCAGCTTATCTGACTGACAAAGCCGATGTTGAGACATTTTTAGGCGGAATACGAATTTGGGAAAAACTAACACGAACGAAAGCTTTTCAGGAACTTGGTGTTGATATAAACAAGATGGAAAAGAAATTTTGCTCTGCTTATAAATTCCGCTCCGACGGGTATTGGGAATGTATGGTTCGCCATGTTGCTGTAACAGTATACCACCCATCGGGAACTTGTAAAATGGGGTCGGTGAATAATCCAACAGCGGTTGTCGATCCtgaacttagagtcaaaggtatCAAAGGTTTGAGGGTAGTTGATGCTTCCGTATTCCCAAACGTTACCTCAGGAAATCTTAATGCACCTGTCATAATGGTAGCAGAGAAGGCAGCAGATTTGCTTCGAGGAAAAGACACTGTGaagaaatttagacaaaattTACCAAATCTgcgaaaacgaagacattaa